The stretch of DNA CGGAAACTCGAAGCAATACTGACCGCGACTGCCAGATCAATGGCCGGCTCATCCAGCTTAACCCCACCCGCGACATTAAGATAGGCATCCTGATTTTGCAGGAACATGCCCATCCGCTTCTCCAGCACAGCGATAATGAGCGCCATCCTTTGGTTATCCAGTCCGGTGGACATCCGCCGCGGCGAGGGGAAATGCGTGGCGGCGACAAGCGCCTGAAGTTCCACCAGCACCGGGCGCGTGCCTTCCATGCTGGCTACAACTGTGGACCCCGCTACGCCGAGGGGCCGCTCGGAAAGAAACAGCTCAGACGGATTGCCAACCTCGGACAGGCCGATTTCGCCCATTTCAAAAATGCCGATTTCATTCGTGGAACCGAAACGGTTCTTGACGGCCCGCAGCAGCCGGTACGTATGATGGCGCTCGCCTTCGAAATACAGCACGCAGTCCACCATATGCTCAAGCATCCGGGGTCCGGCGATTGCGCCTTCCTTCGTAACATGCCCGACCAGCACGGTCGCGATGCCGCGAATCTTGGCGATCCGCATAAATCTTGTCGTGCATTCGCGGACCTGCGACACGCTTCCTGGCGCGCTTGTCACTTCCGGCAGAAACACCGTCTGTATGGAGTCGATTACCAGAAACTGAGGCTGAATCGCCTCAATCGCTTCCTCGATCGCTTCCATATTCGTCTCACAGAGCACATACAGCTCGGATGACAGGGCTCCGAGCCGGTCCGCCCGCAGTCTGGTCTGACGAACCGATTCTTCTCCCGAAATGTACAGCACGCGCAATCCCTGCGTAGTCAGCGCATGGGAGGTCTGCAGCAGCAGCGTCGATTTCCCTATGCCTGGGTCGCCTCCCACAAGCACCAGAGAGCCCGGCACAATCCCTCCGCCAAGCACCCGGTTTAGTTCGCCGATACCGGTCAATATGCGGGGTTCCTGATCGCTTTCTATATTTATGATGGACTGGGGCTTTTCTTTACTATGAAAAACAGGGGTGTTCATCCCCTGAGTTTTGACTACGCTTTCCGTTTCTTCCACCATGCTATTCCAAGCCTGACATCCTGGGCATTTCCCAAGCCATTTCAGAGACTCGTACCCGCATTCAATGCAGTAAAATTTTGTTTTTGTCTTAGCCATAATTTCTCCTTCGAACCGTTTAACCATGCCGCCACTTCTTCAAATCGCGGATATTTCCCTGTCAATCAAAGTTTACCATTTAAGGGCGGTGAACGAAAGAGCATTCGGGAAAAGGGCGCAGCATATATATCCATATATGCCAAAAAGGAGAGCCTGCTTCCGAACAAGGAAGCGGCTCTCCTTCTATGATTACCCATGCCTATTCTTTAGGCTGTATCTTATTCTCCGTCCTTCTCCAGCGATACCGGCTCTTTCTTGCGCACGGTCAGTTCGCCGTTCTCTTCGTCGATCTTCAGCAAATCGCCCTTGGCAATATTGCCTCTCAGCATCTCCTCGGACAGACGGTCCTCGATATGCT from Paenibacillus sophorae encodes:
- the radA gene encoding DNA repair protein RadA, giving the protein MAKTKTKFYCIECGYESLKWLGKCPGCQAWNSMVEETESVVKTQGMNTPVFHSKEKPQSIINIESDQEPRILTGIGELNRVLGGGIVPGSLVLVGGDPGIGKSTLLLQTSHALTTQGLRVLYISGEESVRQTRLRADRLGALSSELYVLCETNMEAIEEAIEAIQPQFLVIDSIQTVFLPEVTSAPGSVSQVRECTTRFMRIAKIRGIATVLVGHVTKEGAIAGPRMLEHMVDCVLYFEGERHHTYRLLRAVKNRFGSTNEIGIFEMGEIGLSEVGNPSELFLSERPLGVAGSTVVASMEGTRPVLVELQALVAATHFPSPRRMSTGLDNQRMALIIAVLEKRMGMFLQNQDAYLNVAGGVKLDEPAIDLAVAVSIASSFRDIPTKPYDVFFGEVGLTGEVRGVSRAETRVKEAAKLGFRRVIMPEKSLKGWKHPQDIQIVGVSTVADALAVALN